TTAGTAGTAAGTTTTGGTACATCTTTCAATGACAGCCGTGCAGAAGATATCGGCGGAATTGAAAAAGCACTCGAAGCAGCATATCCGGACTGGTCTGTAAGAAGAGCCTTTACAGCACAGATCATCATCAACCATGTTCAGGCAAGAGATGATGAGAAGATTGACAATGTGGATCAGGCATTAGAGAGAGCAGTTGATAACGGAGTAAAAAATCTTGTTGTCCAGCCGACACATCTGATGCATGGTGCAGAGTATGACGAGCTTGTAGAAGCACTTGATAATTATAAAGACAAATTTGAGACAGTAACCGTTGCAGAGCCATTACTTGGCGAAGTTGGATCAGATGCCACCGTGATCAATGAGGACAAGGCAAAAGTTGCAGAGGCGATCACAGCAGAGGCTGTAAAGACAGCAGGTTATGATTCCCTGGATGCTGCAAAAGAGGATGGTACAGCATTCGTATTTATGGGACATGGTACTTCCCATTCTGCAAAAGTAAGCTACAGCCAGATGGCAGCCCAGATGGAAGCGCTTTCCTATGATAATGTATTTATCGGAACTGTTGAGGGTGAGCCGGAAGATACATCCTGCGAAAATGTGATCGAGGCAGTAAAAGAAGCAGGTTATACAAAAGTTGTTTTAAGACCGCTTATGGTTGTTGCAGGAGATCATGCGAACAACGATATGGCAGGAGATGATGAGGATTCCTGGAAGAGCCAGTTTACAGCAAGCGGATATTTTGACAGCATTGATACACAGATTTCAGGACTTGGAAGAATCGACGCGATCGAGCAGATTTATGTAGATCATACAAAAGACGCAATCGATTCTTTAGGAGCACTTGAGTCAACATCCACCACAGAGAGTACCGTTGGTACTCTCGAGGATGGAACTTACACAGCAAAGTTTGATACCGACAGCAGTATGTTCCATGTAAATGAAGCAGACGAGGGACGTGGAATACTTACTGTACAGGATGGAACAATGACGATCCATATCAGCCTTGTATCAAAGAAGATCGTAAACCTTTTCGTTGGAACAGCAGACGATGCACAGAAAGATGGCGCTGCTATTTTAGAGCCTACAACTGACACTGTGAAATACAGTGATGGAACCAGTGAGGAAGTATACGGTTTTGATGTGCCGGTAGAAGCATTAGATGAAGAGTTTGATCTTGCAATCCTCGGCACAAAAGGCGAGTGGTACGATCATAAGGTAAGTGTTTCTGATCCACAGAAAGCAGATTAACTGATCCGGGCTGGTCGGTCAGATACAGACCTGGATATAGATGGAGAGATATATGAAGAAAAGAAAAGTGACTGCAGTGCTTTTAGCTGCAATGATGTGCATGCAGATCATTGCAGGATGCGGAACAAAAAATGATGCTGCCCAGACAGAGAGTAGTGTGGCTGCAACGGAAGATGCACAGGGAGCAGCAGGGGAAAATACACAGACAGCAGGACAGAATGCTACAGAGGAAAATGCAGGCGGCATGGCAGAGCAGAATGGAGCAGAAGAAAGCATCGCAGGAAAAGATGCCACAGAGCAGGCAGACAGTACAGAAGTTTCCGTCCCTGAGGATGGCGAATATACAGTGGATGTCACATTAGAGGGCGGCAGTGGAAAAGCAACCGTGGATTCACAGGCGAAAGTTACTGTAACGGATGGAGTGGCATATGCGACGATCACATGGAGCAGTACGCATTACGATTACATGATCGTGAACGGGGAGAAATATCTCAATGAAAATGAGGGTGGAAACTCTACATTCACATTTCCAATTGATGGAATCCCATGTGAGATGGATGTGATCGGTGATACGACGGCAATGAGTACACCGCATGAGATCGATTATACACTGACTTTCCGATTCCCGGAAACGGCTGATTTTACAGACTTAAACTGCAATGGGCGTATGGAGTTATCCTACGCCGATCAGTTTGAAGTAGAACAATATGGTGCTTATAAGCTGATTACGATCGTGGATAACGGTCGTTTTTTGCTTGTACCAAAAGGTGTGTCTGTACCAAAGAATGTGCCGGGGGATGTGACGGTTTTAGAGCAGCCGCTTGAAAATGTATATATGGTATCTAGTGCCGTGATGGACTTAGTCTGTCAGACGGGGGCGGTTTCCAATCTGAAATATACCGGAACCAAAGAAAAAGACTGGTATGTAAAGACAGCCGCAGATGCCATGGCAGAGGGAAAGCTGATCTATGCCGGAAAATACAGTGCACCGGATTACGAACTTTTACTTTCCGGGGGATGTACGTTTGCGATTGAAAATACGATGATCACACATAATCCGGAAGTGAAAGAGAAGTTAGAAGAACTTGGGATCAAGGTCATGATCGAGCGTTCCAGCTATGAAAAACATCCGCTGGGAAGACTCGAATGGATAAAACTTTTTGGCGTTTTGTTCGGAAGAGAACAGCAGGCCAAAGAGTTTTTTGATGCGCAGGTGGCGCATATAGAACCAATTTTAGAGAAAGAAAAAACAGGACTTTCCGTGGCATTTTTTGCAGTCGCATCCGATGGAACCGTCACCGTGCGCAAACCAAACGATTATGTGTCATCAATGATAGAACTTGCGGGCGGCACTTATTCCCTAAACGGCTATGTGGAGGAGGAAGAAAATGCGCTCTCCACATTGAAAATGCAGATGGAAGATTTTTATGCGGCCGAAAAAGATGCTGACATTCTTATTTATAATGGTACAATAGAAGGAGAATTGACATCGATTGCTGAACTGGTGCAGAAAAACAGCCTGTTTGCAGATTTTAAAGCCGTAAAATCAGGTCAGGTTTATACGACCGGCAGTAACTTTTATCAGCAGACGAGTGGAACCTGTGATTTTATCGAGGATCTGAATAAAGTTCTGACTGGAGATACCGATGCAGAGTATCGGTTTTTAAAGAAACTGGATTGATATTATGCCGCAAAGGAAAT
The Roseburia rectibacter DNA segment above includes these coding regions:
- a CDS encoding ABC transporter substrate-binding protein, with the translated sequence MKKRKVTAVLLAAMMCMQIIAGCGTKNDAAQTESSVAATEDAQGAAGENTQTAGQNATEENAGGMAEQNGAEESIAGKDATEQADSTEVSVPEDGEYTVDVTLEGGSGKATVDSQAKVTVTDGVAYATITWSSTHYDYMIVNGEKYLNENEGGNSTFTFPIDGIPCEMDVIGDTTAMSTPHEIDYTLTFRFPETADFTDLNCNGRMELSYADQFEVEQYGAYKLITIVDNGRFLLVPKGVSVPKNVPGDVTVLEQPLENVYMVSSAVMDLVCQTGAVSNLKYTGTKEKDWYVKTAADAMAEGKLIYAGKYSAPDYELLLSGGCTFAIENTMITHNPEVKEKLEELGIKVMIERSSYEKHPLGRLEWIKLFGVLFGREQQAKEFFDAQVAHIEPILEKEKTGLSVAFFAVASDGTVTVRKPNDYVSSMIELAGGTYSLNGYVEEEENALSTLKMQMEDFYAAEKDADILIYNGTIEGELTSIAELVQKNSLFADFKAVKSGQVYTTGSNFYQQTSGTCDFIEDLNKVLTGDTDAEYRFLKKLD